The bacterium sequence TATTAGAAAAGTTTACCTTCTAATTATAAAATTTCTGTGGATAACTACTAAAATTGGAGAAGAGCCGAATTAATTTTACTTATTCTCTTTTTCATAATTTTTTCTATAACGTTCGAGGTCAGCCCCCGCCGACAGTATGGAGCACAAATCTTCAAAAAACAGCCAAATTTTGATAGAGCACAGAACTTTATGAAAACCGCCACGCTGCCGGTGGTCGGCTGCAGCGAGTTATTATTAGACAAGATACTTTGCTTATACCTCCAATATGCCCTCACTAAAGTCTATTTTTAATTTAAGTTCAACCAATGATTTTAATCCAAGTAGCCCATCTACATAGCTTTTTGGCGGAAGGTCATGGACAATAACCTTAACTCCTTCTATCCTCTTCCCTAAAATAACTATAGACTTCAA is a genomic window containing:
- a CDS encoding retropepsin-like aspartic protease, with protein sequence IRMALDTGATYTMIPWKTAEILGLEPELSKERMEIITASGVEKAPLVTLKSIVILGKRIEGVKVIVHDLPPKSYVDGLLGLKSLVELKLKIDFSEGILEV